A single region of the Xiphophorus maculatus strain JP 163 A chromosome 3, X_maculatus-5.0-male, whole genome shotgun sequence genome encodes:
- the LOC102219805 gene encoding AT-rich interactive domain-containing protein 1A-like isoform X3: MAAQVATLNTSPPSELKKPDRDPKEDTVPGDKQSDKKQPCLDSESPGRGDLQDGADGGNAGGGGEPEMKNGNGNPPRVNNNTPNDSVGPEGNNHPGFVHHHGPTFSPPSYGYSQHYGRPAFHQYGGQQSPGMAAAAGPGVQSSNMMDPYQPNSHEHGFSNHQFNNYNPFPNRTPHPGQAFGMNSPRSAQAPTAGGQPAKQQPPPGGPTAMAGSYSNQRYNIGNPQPTSTPTLNKLLTSPSSTRGYPNYPSGGDYSSQEGASKGPADMGSSGQYAGSNPGWQQRTHHPSPMSPGSAGQPLARNQPPGPMDPMGKIRGQPYGAGSPYIQQSQQVPPTGPQSGPGYPGQGYGTPGPQRYPVGMPGRTPGSMSAMPYGPQGPGAYGSQGQAPYYNQPGQAPHQSQQQSLYSQQQPGQPGRQSPYPGQPHPPSSAPHNQGGPPYQQPHMPPQSQGPLPGPSQGAPQSQPPYSQAPATQPSQSPYGQQQGPPTQTAQQPSSQAPPGSQGQSSYPGSSQGPQQAPPQQQQQAQSHPQQPPGHGQHPQGPPAAYPPNTQQQQQAQQSPYQRFPPPQQQEISQDSFQSNAPASSQPKSGPEDGQGRPSSLPDLSGSIDDLPTGTEGALSPGVSTSGVSSSQGEQSNPAQSPFSPHTSPHLPGIRGPSPSPAGSPASASTPRTGPLSPANLPGTQMPPRPSSVHSDGTLHPAMSQSPMAQDRGFMQRNPQMPPYVSPQSASALSPRQSSGGQMHPGMAPYQQNNSMGGYGQQGGQYGPQGYPRQPAYGNMPNANYPGPGMGSMNPMAGQGGGPPYAGIPPGRMPPNQMGARPYGPNMGPSMGPNMPPNMGNMPPQVSSGMCPPPGMNRKPQDPAAMQHPSSNSMLNRMPGYPNMSQGMMGSGPPYGPPMNSMPGMMNTPGGSPYPMGPNMANNTSGMAPSPEINNKMNNKVDGGATPKPESKSKKSNSSTTTCEKITRLYELGPEPDRKLWVDRYLAFVDEKAMGMTNLPAVGRKPLDLFRLYVSVKEIGGMMQVNKNKKWRDLATTLNVGTSSSAASSLKKQYIQCLYAFECKIERGEDPPPEIFTDNKKNQAAKVQPPSPASLCSTAGSGSLQGPQTPQSTSSSMAEGGDLKPPTPASTPHTQMPPMPPGPRSSVNLQDPFSDGSDPAFPRKNMTPNSTYQPGMNTADLPGRMGPYEPNKDPFSNMRKVGEQFLPANQGPNNVVGDQQQPPQQQPPFNRGPPGAMGTMPMGPRQQYPYGPGYDRRPEQGMCPEGNMGSGPPQPNPMMPANTDTGMYSPNRFPPQQPRHDSYGNQYPGQGTPPTGSYPNQQPGMYPQQGYKRPVEGGYPPSKRHEAEYSSSFPGGQQGPQQQQQGGTAAPSSGQQEPYNQYSSSGPYPGPDRRPPGPSNQFPFPFGRERMQGATGPNAQPNMPPQMMQSGPEGPQGGMWQGPRDINYQNYPRQGGPGGPTQGPGYHGMNRPDEIMQSDQRMNHDGQWGAQMGPRQPPYGPAGPGQPMPRSVQTNYQPPQGVQNHIPQVSSPASIPRPMEARTSPSKSPYTHGLMKMQKAGPPVPASHIVPPPVQSPLIRRDMPFPQGSVEGTLPVLKPRRRLTMKDIGTPEAWRVMMSLKSGLLAESTWALDTINILLYDDNSISTFDLNTLPGLLELVVEYFRRCLIEIFGILREYEVGDPGQRTLLDPDALKRDLDNLEEEQPRFEDMEQEETDDEEKEEHEMERSVPVKEEEDQEPCSQSRNEKTQEERRSKGSSSEQTGSVQSLPAHEKPKQASKFDKFPVKVVRKRDPFVAAQLNNHGKVQEFDSGLIHWSAGGGDSTEHIQTLFEPRKNFLEPRQRIPVPSALLKRRPLDEDIRGSCLPTEEDRMKHHDEEERPKQSSLSEKSTDSEKAGLTVGNDEEQPSDSETKLAEKGPKSHQENNRPILASGSIFNQQAQQTGTILEDEPHSKDEGPLVTLSDWQDSLARRCICVSNIVRSLSFVPGNDHEMSKHPGLLLILGHLILLHHWHPERKQAPLTYEKDEDSDEGVGQKDEWWWDCLEILRENTLVTMANISGQLDLSTYPESICLPLLDGLLHWAVCPSAEAQDPFPTLGPHSALSPQRLVLETLSKLSIQDNNVDLILATPPFSRLEKLYGNLVRLIGDRKVAVCREMAVVLLANLAQGDTTAARAIAVQKGSVGNLLGFLEDSLAATQLQQSQSSLLHLQGMPFEPTSPDMMRRAARALHALAKVEENHSEFTLHESRLLDLSVSPLMNSLVSHVICDVLFLIGQS; encoded by the exons ATGGCCGCTCAGGTCGCCACTCTTAACACTAGTCCGCCTTCTGAACTTAAAAAGCCGGATCGGGACCCGAAGGAAGATACGGTTCCAGGGGACAAGCAGTCCGACAAAAAGCAGCCGTGTTTGGACAGCGAATCGCCGGGCCGGGGAGATCTGCAGGACGGGGCCGACGGTGGAAATGCAGGGGGAGGAGGGGAACCAGAGATGAAGAACGGGAATGGGAACCCGCCCAGGGTTAATAATAATACCCCGAATGACTCTGTGGGACCGGAGGGAAACAACCACCCCGGGTTCGTGCATCACCACGGTCCCACTTTCTCTCCGCCTTCGTACGGATACAGTCAGCACTACGGTCGGCCCGCTTTTCATCAATATGGCGGACAACAAAGCCCTGGCATGGCAGCTGCTGCGGGTCCGGGTGTGCAGTCGAGCAACATGATGGACCCGTATCAACCCAATTCACACGAGCATGGCTTCTCGAATCACCAGTTTAACAACTACAACCCATTCCCGAACAGGACTCCACACCCGGGCCAGGCGTTCGGCATGAACTCCCCTCGCAGCGCTCAGGCGCCGACAGCTGGGGGCCAGCCAGCTAAGCAGCAGCCACCGCCGGGAGGACCCACGGCGATGGCTGGATCTTACAGTAACCAGAGATATAACATCGGAAATCCCCAACCAACATCCACACCGACGCTCAACAAGCTCCTGACCTCTCCCAGCTCAACACGGGGGTATCCAAACTATCCGTCTGGTGGCGACTACAGCAGCCAGGAAGGAGCTAGTAAGGGACCAGCAGATATGGGCAGCAGCGGTCAGTACGCAGGGAGCAACCCAGGCTGGCAACAAAGAACCCATCACCCGTCGCCCATGAGTCCGGGGAGTGCTGGGCAGCCTCTAGCCAGAAACCAG CCTCCTGGTCCTATGGATCCAATGGGGAAAATTAGAGGTCAGCCATATGGAGCAGGCAGTCCGTACATCCAGCAGTCTCAACAGGTGCCTCCTACAGGTCCTCAGTCTGGGCCTGGGTATCCTGGCCAGGGTTACGGCACACCAGGGCCACAGCGATACCCAGTAGGCATGCCAGGTCGTACACCAGGAAGCATGAGTGCCATGCCCTACGGTCCACAG GGACCAGGAGCCTACGGCTCTCAGGGCCAGGCGCCGTATTACAACCAGCCAGGTCAGGCTCCGCATCAGAGCCAGCAGCAATCCCTTTACTCCCAGCAACAACCCGGTCAGCCTGGGCGGCAGTCGCCTTACCCTGGGCAGCCCCACCCTCCGTCTTCAGCTCCACACAACCAGGGGGGACCACCCTATCAACAGCCCCACATGCCCCCACAGTCCCAGGGTCCCCTGCCTGGCCCGTCCCAAGGCGCCCCCCAGTCTCAGCCGCCTTACTCTCAGGCGCCTGCCACGCAGCCCAGCCAGTCTCCGTACGGCCAGCAGCAGGGGCCTCCCACTCAGACTGCACAGCAGCCAAGTTCCCAGGCTCCCCCCGGATCCCAAGGCCAATCCAGCTACCCAGGGTCTTCACAAGGCCCCCAGCAGGCCCCTccgcagcagcaacagcaggcGCAGTCCCACCCGCAGCAGCCACCGGGACACGGCCAGCATCCACAGGGGCCGCCTGCAGCCTACCCGCCAAacactcagcagcagcagcaagcacAGCAGTCACCTTATCAGCGCTTTCCTCCTCCACAACAACAG gagATATCCCAGGACTCGTTTCAGTCCAATGCCCCTGCATCCTCTCAGCCCAAATCTGGTCCAGAGGACGGTCAAGGCCGTCCATCCAGCCTTCCG GACCTGTCCGGGTCGATCGACGACCTGCCGACGGGCACGGAGGGCGCCCTGAGTCCTGGCGTTAGCACGTCTGGCGTGTCGAGCAGCCAGGGAGAGCAAAGTAACCCAGCCCAGTCGCCCTTCTCTCCGCACACGTCTCCCCACCTGCCAGGCATCCGAGGCCCCTCGCCTTCTCCAGCTGGCTCCCCCGCCAGCGCCAGCACTCCCCGCACAGGCCCGCTGTCACCCGCCAACTTGCCAG GGACCCAGATGCCTCCGAGGCCATCCAGCGTTCACTCGGATGGGACGCTGCACCCTGCAATGAGCCAGTCTCCAATGGCGCAGGACAGAG GATTCATGCAGCGAAACCCTCAGATGCCTCCCTACGTATCCCCCCAGTCGGCCTCTGCACTGTCACCTCGCCAGTCCTCTGGAGGACAGATGCATCCTGGGATGGCGCCTTATCAGCAGAACAACTCCATGGGTGGCTATGGGCAGCAGGGAGGACAGTACGGTCCCCAAG GTTATCCCCGCCAACCAGCCTATGGGAACATGCCCAATGCCAACTACCCTGGCCCAGGCATGGGCTCCATGAACCCCATGGCGGGCCAGGGGGGAGGCCCGCCGTATGCTGGCATCCCTCCAGGGAGAATGCCTCCGAATCAAATGGGGGCTCGTCCCTACGGCCCCAATATGGGCCCTAGCATGGGTCCAAACATGCCTCCGAACATGGGCAACATGCCACCCCAGGTCAGTTCAGGAATGTGCCCACCTCCAGGAATGAACAGAAAGCCCCAGGATCCTGCAGCCATGCAGCACCCCTCCAGCAACTCCATGCTCAACAG AATGCCCGGGTACCCCAACATGTCGCAAGGCATGATGGGGTCCGGTCCACCGTATGGCCCACCGATGAACAGCATGCCTGGAATGATGAACACTCCAGGTGGATCGCCTTATCCCATGGGGCCAAACATGGCCAACAACACAAGTG GTATGGCTCCTAGCCCAGAAATTAACAATAAGATGAATAACAAAGTAGATGGCGGTGCAACACCAAAGCCAGAATCAAAATCAAAG AAGTCCAACTCATCCACTACAACGTGTGAAAAGATAACACGCCTCTATGAGCtgggaccagaaccagacaggaAGCTTTGGGTGGACCGTTACTTGGCCTTTGTGGATGAGAAAGCCATGGGCATGACCAACCTGCCCGCTGTGGGGCGCAAGCCTCTCGACCTCTTCCGGCTCTACGTCTCCGTTAAAGAAATCGGAGGAATGATGCAG gtgaataaaaataagaagtgGCGTGATCTAGCCACCACTCTGAATGTGGGTACATCCAGCAGTGCTGCCAGTTCTTTGAAGAAACAGTACATCCAGTGTCTGTATGCCTTCGAGTGTAAAATAGAACGTGGTGAAGATCCTCCTCCTGAGATCTTCACAGACAACAAAAAGAACCAGGCTGCTAAAGTCCAGCCCCCCTCTCCAG CATCCCTCTGCTCCACAGCTGGGTCAGGGTCCCTTCAGGGTCCACAAACGCCCCAGTCCACCAGCAGCTCAATGGCTGAGGGGGGCGACCTTAAGCCCCCCACGCCGGCATCCACTCCCCATACCCAAATGCCCCCCATGCCACCTGGCCCTAG GAGCAGTGTAAATCTGCAAGACCCCTTCTCGGACGGAAGCGACCCCGCTTTTCCCAGAAAGAACATGACTCCCAACTCCACCTATCAGCCCGGCATGAACACAGCAGACTTGCCAGGCCGAATGGGCCCCTACGAACCCAACAAGGACCCCTTCAGTAACATGCGGAAAG TCGGGGAGCAGTTTCTGCCTGCTAACCAGGGCCCTAACAACGTTGTGGGTGACCAGCAGCAGCCGCCACAACAACAGCCTCCATTCAACAGAGGACCGCCTGGGGCCATGGGCACAATGCCAATGGGGCCCAGACAACAGTATCCCTATGGACCAGGCTATGACAGGAG ACCAGAGCAAGGAATGTGCCCAGAGGGCAACATGGGATCTGGACCTCCTCAGCCAAACCCGATGATGCCTGCCAACACCGACACGGGGATGTATTCTCCAAATCGCTTCCCACCACAACAGCCACG ACATGATTCCTATGGAAATCAGTATCCTGGACAAGGAACGCCCCCTACTGGTTCCTACCCAAATCAGCAGCCTGGAATGTACCCACAACAG GGTTATAAGCGTCCTGTGGAGGGAGGGTACCCCCCATCAAAACGCCATGAGGCAGAGTACAGCAGTTCTTTCCCTGGTGGACAGCAAGGaccgcagcagcagcaacagggtGGCACCGCTGCTCCATCATCAGGACAGCAGGAGCCGTACAATCAGTACAGCAGCAGCGGGCCCTACCCTGGCCCTGACCGCCGTCCACCTGGCCCCAGCAATCAGTTCCCATTTCCTTTTGGTCGAGAACGGATGCAGGGAGCAACTGGGCCCAATGCTCAGCCTAACATGCCTCCTCAGATGATGCAGTCGGGGCCCGAGGGTCCTCAAGGGGGCATGTGGCAGGGACCTCGAGACATTAACTATCAGAATTACCCTAGACAAGGTGGACCTGGGGGGCCAACTCAGGGACCCGGCTACCATGGCATGAACCGCCCTGACGAAATTATGCAATCAGACCAGCGGATGAATCACGATGGCCAGTGGGGGGCCCAGATGGGCCCTCGGCAGCCTCCCTACGGTCCAGCCGGGCCTGGACAGCCCATGCCTCGTTCAGTCCAGACCAACTACCAGCCCCCTCAGGGTGTGCAGAACCACATTCCACAGGTGTCGAGCCCCGCCTCCATACCCCGCCCCATGGAGGCTCGGACATCACCGAGCAAATCTCCTTACACGCACGGATTGATGAAGATGCAAAAGGCTGGCCCCCCGGTACCTGCATCCCACATTGTGCCCCCTCCAGTGCAGTCACCTCTAATAAGGCGAGACATGCCTTTCCCCCAGGGTTCTGTCGAAGGAACACTTCCTGTCCTTAAACCACGACGGAGACTCACCATGAAAGATATTG GAACCCCGGAAGCCTGGAGAGTCATGATGTCCTTAAAGTCTGGTTTATTGGCTGAAAGTACATGGGCCTTAGATACCATCAATATTCTGCTGTATGATGACAACAGTATATCAACCTTCGATCTCAACACG ttacCTGGGCTGCTGGAGTTGGTCGTGGAGTATTTCAGGCGCTGCCTGATAGAAATCTTCGGTATTCTGCGGGAGTATGAAGTTGGGGACCCTGGTCAGAGGACTCTGCTCGATCCTGATGCCTTGAAACGGGACCTGGACAACCTGGAAGAAGAGCAACCACGGTTTGAGGACATGGAACAAGAGGAGACAGACGACGAAGAGAAGGAGGAACACGAAATGGAGCGGTCTGTTCCcgtgaaggaggaggaagaccaAGAGCCATGCTCGCAAAGTCGAAATGAGAAGACACAAGAAGAGAGGAGGAGCAAGGGTTCGTCATCTGAACAGACGGGCTCTGTGCAATCTCTGCCTGCCCATGAGAAACCCAAACAGGCCAGCAAGTTTGACAAATTTCCAGTTAAGGTGGTACGAAAAAGAGACCCGTTTGTGGCTGCCCAGTTAAATAATCATGGTAAAGTTCAAGAGTTTGACAGCGGGCTAATTCACTGGAGCGCGGGAGGGGGCGACTCAACAGAACACATCCAGACCCTCTTTGAGCCTCGCAAGAACTTCTTAGAGCCACGACAACGGATACCCGTGCCTTCAGCTCTACTGAAGCGTCGGCCGCTGGATGAAGACATACGGGGAAGTTGTTTGCCAACTGAGGAAGACAGAATGAAGCATCACGATGAAGAAGAAAGGCCAAAACAGAGCAGTTTGTCAGAAAAATCAACAGACTCTGAGAAAGCTGGCTTAACAGTTGGCAATGACGAGGAGCAACCGTCTGATTCAGAGACGAAGCTGGCTGAGAAAGGGCCTAAAAGTCACCAAGAGAATAATAGACCCATTCTGGCTTCTGGAAGCATTTTCAACCAACAGGCACAGCAGACTGGCACCATCCTAGAAGATGAGCCTCACAGTAAAGACGAAGGGCCGCTCGTCACACTGTCCGACTGGCAGGACTCGCTGGCACGTCGCTGTATTTGTGTCTCGAATATTGTCCGCAGCCTCTCCTTTGTGCCAGGAAATGACCACGAGATGTCCAAACATCCCGGACTGCTGCTCATACTCGGACACCTGATACTGCTCCACCACTGGCACCCTGAGCGCAAGCAGGCCCCTCTCACCTACGAGAAGGACGAGGATTCAGATGAGGGAGTAGGCCAGAAGGATGAGTGGTGGTGGGACTGCTTGGAGATCTTGAGAGAGAACACGCTGGTCACTATGGCAAACATTTCAGGTCAACTAGACCTTTCCACCTACCCTGAGAGCATTTGCCTACCCCTGCTGGATGGTCTTCTCCACTGGGCGGTGTGCCCCTCGGCAGAGGCCCAGGACCCCTTCCCAACCCTGGGCCCCCATAGTGCTTTGTCACCTCAGAGACTGGTCCTGGAGACTCTTAGCAAACTGAGCATTCAAGATAACAATGTGGACCTCATCCTGGCCACTCCCCCTTTCAGTCGGTTGGAGAAGCTGTATGGGAACTTGGTGCGGTTAATTGGAGACAGGAAGGTTGCAGTTTGCAGGGAGATGGCTGTCGTCTTACTGGCCAACCTGGCCCAGGGTGACACTACTGCAGCCCGAGCAATTGCTGTCCAGAAGGGCAGTGTGGGCAACTTGCTCGGCTTCCTGGAGGACTCTCTCGCTGCCACCCAGCTACAACAAAGCCAGAGCTCTCTGCTGCACCTACAAGGGATGCCCTTCGAGCCCACCAGCCCGGACATGATGCGACGAGCTGCCCGGGCTCTGCACGCCTTAGCCAAGGTGGAGGAGAACCACTCGGAGTTTACACTACACGAGTCGCGACTTCTCGACCTTTCTGTGTCTCCCCTAATGAACTCGCTGGTTTCTCACGTTATCTGTGATGTACTCTTTTTGATCGGCCAGTCATGA